The Vicinamibacterales bacterium genome includes the window GAGCCGCTGATCGCGCCGCCGCTTCAGCTCGTCGTAGCTGGTGTCGCCGGCGCCGGGGCCGGCGCCGCGCCCGCCGCCACCGCCCCGTCCGCCGCCGCCGGCGATCGCCGGAAAGTTGAACACGATGCCGGCACTCGGCTTGACGGTGGCCTCTTCCCACGTCCAGCCGTCCAGGTTCATCACCGCGACGTCTCCCGACAGGATTCCGCCGCCCGGCATCACCGCCGCCGTCGTCACGCCGTTGGAGCGCGCGATGGGAATGGCGTCGCTGTCGGCCTGGTACTCGACCCGCGTGCGGATGTTCTGGTTGAAGTCGAGCATCTCGGTGACGTCGTCCATTCCGCGCACGCCGGGCTCGTTGAGCCCGAGGTCGGTGCTGGTCTCGATGAAGCCCGGATACACCGAGCCTCCCCTCGCGTCGATGATTTTCGCGCCGGCCGGCACCGGTATGTCGGCGCCGACCTCGGCGATCTTGTTGCCGCGGATGATGATCGTCCCGCGCTCGATCGTGCCCTTGGTGACGGGCACGATGCGCGCGTTGGTGATCGCCAGGACCTCATCCGGGTTCGGCGATCCGGGAGGCGTGAACCCCGGGGGGGTCTGGACCCGCGGTGACTGGCCGCCGGCTTGAGACTCGGCGGCGTCGGCAACGTGCGGTCCGCCCCTGAAGCGTTCGGCGTCGGCCTCGAGCTGGGCCTTCCAGTCCTCCAGCGAGGCCTCCGGCTGCGCCGGCCCGGCCCCGTCTCCCCCGCCGGGAGGAGCCTGCGGCGTGCCGCGCAGCGCCGCCTTCTCTCTCTCGAGGTCCGTGATCCTCCGCGCGTCCGCCTCGCGGTCGTGATACAGGATGCCGTCGATGTAGACGCGGTCCGCGACGGCGAAGCTGCTGAGCGGATGCGCGGTCCACACGACGACGTCCGCGTCCTTGCCGACCTCGAGCGAGCCGACCTTGTTGTCGATGCGCAGCTGCTTCGCAGGATTGATCGTCACCAGGGCGAGCGCTTCGTCCTGCGAGAGCCCGCCCCACTTGATGGCCTTGGCCGCTTCGGTGTTCAGGCGGCGTGCGTGTTCGGCGCTGTCCGAGTTGATCGAGACGAGCACGCCTTTCTGGTGCATCAGCGCGGCGTTGTAGGGAATCGCGTCTTCCGCTTCGATCTTGTATCCCCACCAGTCGCTGAAGGTCGACGCGCCGGCGCCGTGCGCGGCGATCTCCTTCGCGACCTTGTAGCCCTCGAGCACGTGCTGGAACGTCGCGATCTTGAAGCCCATCTCTTCGGCGAGCCGGATGAGCATGAGGATTTCGTCGGCGCGGTAGCAGTGGGCGTGCACCAGCCGCTTGCCTTCGAGGATCTCGACGAGCGGATCCAGCTGCAGATCGCGCCGCGGCGGGAGCGCGTCCTTGTTGACGGCCCTGGTCTTCTCGTACTCCTGCCACGATTTCTGGTAGGCCTTGGCCCGCGTGAACGCGTCGCGGATGACGTACTCGACGCCGCCCCGCGTTGCAGGATAGCGCGCCGGCTGGTTCGGCTGGGTCGGATTGCCCTGGCGCTTCGGGTTCTCGCCGAGGGCGAACTTGATGCCGGGCATCGCCCCTTCGAGGAGCAGGTCTTCGCCGCGCTTCTTGCCCCAGCGCAGCTTGATCACCGCGTTGGCGCCGCCAATCGGGTTCGCGCTGCCGTGCAGCACGTTGGCCGTCGTCAGGCCGCCGGCGAGATCGCGATAGATGTTGATGTCGGTGGGGTCGAGCACGTCCTGGATGCTCACCATGGACGACACGACCGTCCCCCCTTCATTGATGGCATCCGCCGCAATGTGCGAGTGCGCATCGATGATGCCGGGGGACACGAACTTTCCCGTCACGTCGATCACCTCGGCCCCGGCGGGGATCGTCGCGTTGGCACCCACCGCCGCGATCTTGCCGTCGCGCAGCACGATCGTGCCGTTCGGGATGGTGCCGCGCGTGACGGTGAGGATCGTGCCGCCTCGCAGGGCGACGACTGCCGGCCGGTTCTGCGCCTGGCCTCCGGCGCGCGGCACTGACAGCGGAACCAGAGCGACGGCAAGCGCGAGGGTGAGCCTCCAGCGCGCTGTGAACGGGCGTTTCACGATGCCTCCTTGGCAAGAGATCCCGCGCCTGCGGGTCGACAGAAGAGCGGAACTGTAGCACGATCCCGTCCGTGCGCCGGGTGTTGCTGACCCTTTCGATTGTCTTCCTCGCGTGGGCGGCGCTGGTGGTGGCGACGGGAGGCATTCAGTGGCGGATCGGCGGAGTGCTCCTGCGGTCGCGCGACCCCGGCCGGGCGCTGGCGATCGGGTTTCTGCTGCTGGTGATACAGGCGCTGGTCTTCCGGGGCTCGTTCGCGCGCGACACGGAACGGATCACCGCGGCGATGCGGCCATGGCTGGCGGCGCTCGCCGTGCTGTGCGCGGTGATACTCGGCGCCGACGCGATCCGCTACGGAAGCTTCACCGCGGGCGGCTCGGACTCGTTCGGGTACGTGTCGCAGGCCTACGGCTGGGCATCGGGTCAGCTGCCTCGCGCGGAGCCGCTGCCGTTCCAGGTGCCCTGGCCCTCCGGCGACTTGTCGCTGGCGCCGCTCGGCTACCGGCCGGGACCGTCACCGCACACGATGGTGCCGACCTACGCTCCGGGCCTGCCGCTGCTCATGGCTGCCGCGCTCGTGTTCGGCGCGTGCGGGCCCTTCCTCGTGGTGCCGGCGTGCGCGGCGCTCGTCGGCTGGCTCACCTTCGATCTCGGACGCCGGACGGCCGGGCCGTGGGCCGGAGTGCTCGCCGCCGCGTTCGCGGTGACGAGTCCGATCGTCGTGTTCATGTCGCACGCGCCGATGAGCGATGTCCCGGCCGCGGCGCTGTGGACCGCGGCCGCGGTGGCGGCCCTGCGCGGCACGCGGCCGGCGGCGCTCGCCGCCGGTCTCCTGACCGCCGTCGGCTTTCTCGTCCGCCCCAACCTGCCGGCGCTGCCGCTGGTGATTTTTGCGTATCTGGCGTTCACCTCGCATGGGCGCGAGCGCTGGATCCGGCTCGCGCTGTTCACCGCCGCCGCCGCCCCGGCGCCGCTCGCAATCGCGGCGTTGAACACCGTATGGTACGGAGCGCCGTCGAATTCGGGCTACGGCGCGGCCGCAGAGATCTACTCGGTTTCCAACCTGCTGCCCAACCTCGCGCGATATCCCGTGTGGCTGTGGCAGTCGCACTCGCCGCTGGTGCTCCTCGCGCTCGTCCCGCTGCTGCCTCCCTTCACCCGGGACGTCAGGGCCGCTGCCGCGCGTCTGTGCGCCGCGCTCGTTCTCGCCACCCTGCTCTCCTACCTCGTCTACATGCATTTCGAGGAATGGTGGTACCTGCGGTTTCTGCTGCCGGCGATTCCGGCGCTGCTGGTGCTCGTCGCCTCGGGCATCGTCATCATCGGCCGGCGCGTGCCACGGCCGTGGGGGCATGTCGCCGTCGCGGCGGCGACCGTGTTCCTGGTGAATTACACGGTCCGGTTCAACGTCGGCCACGGGATGTTCGATGCCTTGAAGGACGGCGAGCGGCGATACGCCGACGTCGGCGTCTGGGTCGCGCGCGCGCTGCCGCCGGATGCGGTCATCTTCAGCCTGCAGCAGAGCGGCAGCCTGCGTTTCTACGGCGGACGGATGACGATTCGGTGGGACTTGATCGATCGCGACTGGACCCGCCGTGCGCCAGCGGAGATCGAGCGGCTCGGGTTCCATCCCTACATGGTGATCGAGGATTGGGAGCTGCCCCAGATGCGCGAGTGGTTCGGTCTGCCGGTGGATGGGGCGCCGCCGTGGCCGCTCGTGGCGCGCATGCGCGAGCACGGCGGCGTCAACGTATTCGATCTCTCGTCGCGCGCCACCGGCCCGATCGTGCCGGTGGCGCTGACGCCGGGCGAAGCGCCGCACTGCAGCGCGCAACAGCCGCTGTCACTGCGGCGCCGTCCTCAATAGATCTGAAGGCGCGGCGTCAGCGCAGGGAGGGGGTCAGCGGAACACCCGCACTTCGGCGATCGACCAGTCGTGCGTTCCCCATCCGAGCTGCGTGAGGCGGATGTAGCGGACGTTGTCCTTGCCGATCGGAAACACCAGCGGCAATTCACGAGGGTGACGCAACGCACCGTAGTACGCCTGCAGCGCCGTGTCCCCCATGTGCACCGTCTCCCAGGCCGACTTGTCGGGCGAGACCTCGAGGCGAAGTTGCTTCGGAAAGTCCGTCCAGAACTCGCCGAGGTAGGTGACGACCTGGTTCACCCGCCCGGGCTCCTCGAGTTCGATGGTGAAATCCGCGGCTCCCTTCTGCACCCCGCCGCTCCATCGCGTCGCGAGTGAGCCGTCGACGGCACGCGGGGCGTTCGGCGGGCTCGGAAAGGCGTCGACCGATCTGATCCGAAGGGTATCGCCCGAGGCCGCCGGCACCAGCGCGCCGCGGTCGCTCCTCGGCAGCGTATAGCTGCTCCACGTTGGGTGCGTCTCGTGCAGCGCGGCTCCGGGATACCCGCTCAGGAACCGGCGGTACGCGCCGTCCGCGTCGGACGCGTGGTCCACGACGACCCCGAGCGTACCTTGCGCCGTCAGCGCCTGCAGGATCCGCACGTCCCGCGCCTGGAGCAGTTCGTACAGGGCGAAGTAATGCGGCGCGACATACCCGCTGAAGCCGTTGACGAGAGGGACGCCGTCGAACGTCTGCTGGTACAGCGCCAGCGCATCCCGATCCGTATCGCTCGGCAGATCGAGCCGCATCGAGACATCGGCAGGCGTGGGGCGCCGCTCGGGCGCGGCGGCGACGTGGAAGACCGCGGGCCAGCCGTCAATGAGGACGCCGGCCGCGGCGCAGGCGACGATGACCTGCCGCGCCCGTCCGCTGAGCCGCGCGAGCGCCAGCGCGCTCACCGCGCTCAGGCAGACGACCGCCATCATCCAGAAACGCGCCGGCACCCGCAGGCCGTCGAAGCCGGGCAGCCGCATCAACCAGCCGTATGGCGCCTGGTACAGAAAGCGTCCGCCGAGCAGCGTGGGATCGGGCCCGAGCGCCATCACCCACATCACGAACGCGGCGAAGGCATACAGGAACAGCGGCGATCGGCGCCTGACCGCGGCGCGTACGCGAGGCAACGTGCACATCCAGGCGATGGCCGCGAACATCGCAAGCGTCAGCGGCTTGTCCGCGCGCGCGATCGAGACAATGCGGATCCCGGCGATCTGCAGACGCCAGGGTCCGTAGACCATCGGCATCAGGGCACCGGCGAGGAGGAGCAGCGCAGTCGCCGCGAACGCGCGCCGGAGCCAGCGCCGTCGCGGGGACTCGGCCTCGGCCGCGAGCGGCCGCGCCGCCGCGATCGCGCCGAGCGCGAGCGCCGCCACCGTCAGCCCGGGAAACAGCTCGCCTTCAGGCCGGCTGATGGCCCTGAGCCAGCCCCACGCGACAAGGTCCTCGCTGGCCGTGAACAGCGCCGCGGCGTCGGCGCTGAACACCTGCACCTCGATGAGAGCGCGGCGGTACCCGTACGTGTCCTGCAGGATGGTGCGGTATCCGAGCAGGATGGGCAGCAGCACCGCCGCCGCGGCGATGAAGAAGACGATGCACGCCGCCAGCGTGCGCCAGCGCCACCGTCCGATCGCAAACCACGCGAACCAGAGCAGCAGCAGCACGCTCGAGAAGAACATGAAATAGCCGTTCGAGAGCGACTGCATCAGCCAGGCCGCCGCGGCGAGCGCCGCCCATTTCGGCGAACGCTCGCGATCGTAGCGGTGCAGCGCGGCGAGACACACGGGCGTCCAGAACGCGGTGAGCACCTGAATGTGCGGCAGCTGTGCCGCACGGTAGGGAGCGAACGCGAATGCGAGCCCGGCGACGAAGGAGGCGTCGTGCCGCCGGGTGAGCGTGTAGCCGAGGAAGTATCCGCCGAGGCCGCTCAGCACGTAGGTGGCGAGCAGCGTGACGTTGTAGCCGAACAGCGGGCTGCCGGTCAGGGCGATGAGCGGCGCGGAGATGAACGCCTGCCCGAGGAGATGCTCGGAGAAGGCGAAGGTGCCCGGCGCCGGATAGAAGATCGGCGCGTTCCACCACGCCTGCGTGAGCGGCACCGCCTTCGTCGTCCACCACAGGATCCACGCGTTGAGGATGGGATCGCCCGGATCGTGCGCGACGCCGCGCATGATGTCGATCGGCAGCGGCCACGAATAGGCGAGCGTGAGAATGGTGTACGCGAGCGCGGCCAGCGCCACCGGACGGGCGTGGCCGGCGAGCGACCTCCCGCGGCCGTCACCCAATGACGCGCAGCTCCACGATCGTCCAGCCGCGGCGCGGATCGCCGCCCGTCTGTCGCAGTCTGAGGAAGCGGACGCCGTCGCGGCGGATCGGCACGGTGATGGGGACCTCGCGCGGCGATCGCAGCGCCGCATCGTACGTCTCGAGCGCGGTCGCGCCAGTATAGACCGGCGTCCACGACCGCGCGTCGGCGGAGACCGCGACCTCGAGCGCGCGCGGATACTGCGCCGCGTACGTGCCGAGGCACAGCACGATCCCGGATACGCGCCGCGGCGCATCCAGCGTGACGGTAATCGTTTCGCCGCCGCGCTGCGGAACCGTGTGCCAGCGCGTGTCGAGATCCTGGTCCAGGACGGCGCCGATGTCTTTGGCGTTGGCGCTGGCTTCGATCCGCGCGACGGGAACGATGGGACCGGTGACAGGCGCCGGCGGCAGGGCATTGGTGACGCCGATCTCGTAAGCGGTCCAGTCCGGACCTGACTGCAGCCGCAACGCCCGCGGATGCGAGCGGACGTATTCGTTCCATCGTCCGTCGGCGTCGCCGGCGGATTCGACGATGACTTCGATCGGCTCGGCCGCGGCGAGGCGATCGAGGATCGCCGGATCGTGCTGTTCGAGAAGGTCGCGCAGCGCGGCGTGCTGCGGCGCGGCATAGCCGCTGTAGCCGTTGAACACGGCACGGCTTTGCGGGATCGCGCCGAACATGGTCTCCGTCTCCGCCTCGTGCAGCGGCAGGCCCAGGCGCGCGCGCGCCTGGCTGGTGGTGACGCGCGTGCCCGGCGCGGCGACCACCGGAAAGGCGCGCGGCCAGGCGTCGAGCAGGAATCCGCCGATCGCGAGCGCGGCGACGATGCGCCGCGTCCGGGATGCGTGGATGCGCGCGATCGCGAACGCGGCGCACACGGACAGGCAGAGCACCGTCAGCATCCAGAACCGGGCCGGCACCCGCATGCCGTCGAACCCGGGCAGCTGCGCGAGCAGCGCGTACGGTCCGGGAATGCCCGTCGGCGTTCCGTTCAGTTTCACGACCGGGCCGAGTGAGAACAGCCACATCAGCACCGCGGAGCCGCCGTAGAAGACGATCGTCCCCCGGGGCGCGCCGGGCGGCGCATCGGCG containing:
- a CDS encoding amidohydrolase family protein; this encodes MKRPFTARWRLTLALAVALVPLSVPRAGGQAQNRPAVVALRGGTILTVTRGTIPNGTIVLRDGKIAAVGANATIPAGAEVIDVTGKFVSPGIIDAHSHIAADAINEGGTVVSSMVSIQDVLDPTDINIYRDLAGGLTTANVLHGSANPIGGANAVIKLRWGKKRGEDLLLEGAMPGIKFALGENPKRQGNPTQPNQPARYPATRGGVEYVIRDAFTRAKAYQKSWQEYEKTRAVNKDALPPRRDLQLDPLVEILEGKRLVHAHCYRADEILMLIRLAEEMGFKIATFQHVLEGYKVAKEIAAHGAGASTFSDWWGYKIEAEDAIPYNAALMHQKGVLVSINSDSAEHARRLNTEAAKAIKWGGLSQDEALALVTINPAKQLRIDNKVGSLEVGKDADVVVWTAHPLSSFAVADRVYIDGILYHDREADARRITDLEREKAALRGTPQAPPGGGDGAGPAQPEASLEDWKAQLEADAERFRGGPHVADAAESQAGGQSPRVQTPPGFTPPGSPNPDEVLAITNARIVPVTKGTIERGTIIIRGNKIAEVGADIPVPAGAKIIDARGGSVYPGFIETSTDLGLNEPGVRGMDDVTEMLDFNQNIRTRVEYQADSDAIPIARSNGVTTAAVMPGGGILSGDVAVMNLDGWTWEEATVKPSAGIVFNFPAIAGGGGRGGGGGRGAGPGAGDTSYDELKRRRDQRLEQVATYLARARAYAKAGPNKPIDWMLEALVPVIEKRGKLYTRVSSYLDFDDAIAFGAKEDVDMVIITSPFAAAMGVKALAGRNVPVILTEVQSLPQSEDVSHNYNYAAGDVLQKAGVKFSFSTGGYDAARLLPYQAAQSVAWGLSREDAIKALTINAAEILGVGASVGSLEEGKIANLFIVDGDPLEITTTVKNVIVNGRDVSLENKHWLLWQRFMGRK
- a CDS encoding glycosyltransferase family 39 protein gives rise to the protein MRRVLLTLSIVFLAWAALVVATGGIQWRIGGVLLRSRDPGRALAIGFLLLVIQALVFRGSFARDTERITAAMRPWLAALAVLCAVILGADAIRYGSFTAGGSDSFGYVSQAYGWASGQLPRAEPLPFQVPWPSGDLSLAPLGYRPGPSPHTMVPTYAPGLPLLMAAALVFGACGPFLVVPACAALVGWLTFDLGRRTAGPWAGVLAAAFAVTSPIVVFMSHAPMSDVPAAALWTAAAVAALRGTRPAALAAGLLTAVGFLVRPNLPALPLVIFAYLAFTSHGRERWIRLALFTAAAAPAPLAIAALNTVWYGAPSNSGYGAAAEIYSVSNLLPNLARYPVWLWQSHSPLVLLALVPLLPPFTRDVRAAAARLCAALVLATLLSYLVYMHFEEWWYLRFLLPAIPALLVLVASGIVIIGRRVPRPWGHVAVAAATVFLVNYTVRFNVGHGMFDALKDGERRYADVGVWVARALPPDAVIFSLQQSGSLRFYGGRMTIRWDLIDRDWTRRAPAEIERLGFHPYMVIEDWELPQMREWFGLPVDGAPPWPLVARMREHGGVNVFDLSSRATGPIVPVALTPGEAPHCSAQQPLSLRRRPQ
- a CDS encoding discoidin domain-containing protein, with the protein product MGDGRGRSLAGHARPVALAALAYTILTLAYSWPLPIDIMRGVAHDPGDPILNAWILWWTTKAVPLTQAWWNAPIFYPAPGTFAFSEHLLGQAFISAPLIALTGSPLFGYNVTLLATYVLSGLGGYFLGYTLTRRHDASFVAGLAFAFAPYRAAQLPHIQVLTAFWTPVCLAALHRYDRERSPKWAALAAAAWLMQSLSNGYFMFFSSVLLLLWFAWFAIGRWRWRTLAACIVFFIAAAAVLLPILLGYRTILQDTYGYRRALIEVQVFSADAAALFTASEDLVAWGWLRAISRPEGELFPGLTVAALALGAIAAARPLAAEAESPRRRWLRRAFAATALLLLAGALMPMVYGPWRLQIAGIRIVSIARADKPLTLAMFAAIAWMCTLPRVRAAVRRRSPLFLYAFAAFVMWVMALGPDPTLLGGRFLYQAPYGWLMRLPGFDGLRVPARFWMMAVVCLSAVSALALARLSGRARQVIVACAAAGVLIDGWPAVFHVAAAPERRPTPADVSMRLDLPSDTDRDALALYQQTFDGVPLVNGFSGYVAPHYFALYELLQARDVRILQALTAQGTLGVVVDHASDADGAYRRFLSGYPGAALHETHPTWSSYTLPRSDRGALVPAASGDTLRIRSVDAFPSPPNAPRAVDGSLATRWSGGVQKGAADFTIELEEPGRVNQVVTYLGEFWTDFPKQLRLEVSPDKSAWETVHMGDTALQAYYGALRHPRELPLVFPIGKDNVRYIRLTQLGWGTHDWSIAEVRVFR
- a CDS encoding discoidin domain-containing protein, with the protein product MRRAVLPAALLLAALTCLYTWPLPAYATSAVAHDRGDPLLVTWILWWTSHTVPLTSAWWNAPAFYPSSGVLAFSENLLSLAPIAAPIVHATGSPILAYNAAFLSSYVFSGLAAYFLAWVLTRCHVASFAAAVAYAFAPYRLSHIQHLQLLSSYWMPVAMAALHLFAASPRWRWAVLFAAAWALQALASGYYLFFLSTFVGLWLIWFVPGRVSPRDAARLLIAWVVAGLLLAPILYGYRTVHASYGFKRSPVEMVNYSADVAGLVSASPDSRLWGWLHARVGSESEQFPGLVLLLLLLGSAAVGWRARKARASADAPPGAPRGTIVFYGGSAVLMWLFSLGPVVKLNGTPTGIPGPYALLAQLPGFDGMRVPARFWMLTVLCLSVCAAFAIARIHASRTRRIVAALAIGGFLLDAWPRAFPVVAAPGTRVTTSQARARLGLPLHEAETETMFGAIPQSRAVFNGYSGYAAPQHAALRDLLEQHDPAILDRLAAAEPIEVIVESAGDADGRWNEYVRSHPRALRLQSGPDWTAYEIGVTNALPPAPVTGPIVPVARIEASANAKDIGAVLDQDLDTRWHTVPQRGGETITVTLDAPRRVSGIVLCLGTYAAQYPRALEVAVSADARSWTPVYTGATALETYDAALRSPREVPITVPIRRDGVRFLRLRQTGGDPRRGWTIVELRVIG